In the Populus trichocarpa isolate Nisqually-1 chromosome 1, P.trichocarpa_v4.1, whole genome shotgun sequence genome, one interval contains:
- the LOC18094937 gene encoding thaumatin-like protein 1 isoform X3 gives MGSRMPFAIITFTLVIFLYACTHAGAQSVTFVVKNNCPYTVWPGTLTAAGRPPISSTGFTLATGASYSLSVPATWSGRLWARTQCSTDASGKFVCATADCASGVIECNGAGAIPPASLAEFTLNGSGGLDFYDISLVDGFNIPISVTPQGGSPGCSSTSCAANVNAVCDPSLAVRGPDGTVIACKSACLAFNQPQFCCTGEYSTPDKCPPNQYSMIFKKQCPQAYSYAYDDKSSTFTCPSGGNYLITFCP, from the coding sequence CTTGCACGCATGCAGGAGCTCAATCTGTGACTTTCGTCGTCAAAAACAACTGTCCATACACAGTCTGGCCAGGAACTCTAACGGCTGCTGGCCGTCCGCCTATATCTTCAACTGGCTTCACATTGGCAACAGGTGCTTCATATTCGCTAAGTGTCCCTGCAACATGGTCTGGCCGCTTGTGGGCCAGAACGCAATGCTCTACAGATGCCTCGGGAAAGTTTGTTTGTGCTACTGCTGACTGTGCCTCTGGTGTCATAGAATGCAATGGAGCCGGTGCGATCCCACCAGCATCCCTGGCAGAATTTACTCTAAATGGTAGTGGTGGGCTAGATTTTTATGATATCAGCCTTGTTGATGGCTTTAACATCCCAATTTCGGTAACCCCGCAAGGAGGTTCTCCTGGCTGCAGTTCTACAAGCTGTGCAGCTAACGTGAATGCTGTTTGTGATCCTAGTTTAGCAGTGAGGGGGCCAGATGGGACTGTGATTGCCTGCAAGAGCGCGTGTTTGGCATTTAACCAGCCGCAGTTCTGCTGCACAGGAGAGTACAGTACACCTGACAAATGTCCTCCTAACCAATATTCGATGATCTTCAAGAAGCAGTGTCCTCAAGCTTATAGTTATGCTTATGATGATAAATCGAGCACGTTTACTTGTCCTAGTGGAGGCAACTATTTGATTACCTTTTGTCCATGA